From Pempheris klunzingeri isolate RE-2024b chromosome 16, fPemKlu1.hap1, whole genome shotgun sequence, a single genomic window includes:
- the LOC139215087 gene encoding gasdermin-E-like — MFSKATANFVRQIDPEGSLIHVSRVNDSQKLVPMALVVKRIRSWFWQKTKYQPTDFTLGDLLQDGKVLSPGVSETEFLTYEGTFGDELSGALDTEAGPIKVSLQGHGSSKLQSCFGKLKKEELDVKKLLRDSSNRPVDMQHVLVQQLEKRAEVLAVVKERILTTNSCSITQTKKEQCSFHGVLKLAGMLRSSVQVCVKDSTDIEVDSDVSLEIPSGTVIAYSILELEIKKNGHYDICLQPGTVGGIESDMPVLPRPSHESLNVVDGKCNLSSLQNGSQEMDLSPLAQLPQPTRCDLFKRLQETLRDRPALSCLQYVLEELCSGETPTMHEELSESQTQSVSAILDRLVTADGHNESSQCGMTANLNAAHLLVSALEELPDETLSLLSDSRPDSLEAFDTLMCMLKESGAPVSIQCSPLLQDNQVFQLAEQLLRSISVTLRRDADRLWMEAGNTAGVVLLVLCLSTHGLSLLCKGLK, encoded by the exons ATGTTTTCCAAAGCCACTGCCAACTTCGTCCGCCAGATTGACCCCGAAGGAAGCCTCATCCATGTGTCCAGAGTCAATGACTCACAAAAACTGGTTCCCATGGCGCTGGTTGTCAAACGCATTCGCAGCTGGTTCTGGCAGAAGACCAAGTACCAACCGACAGATTTCACCCTCGGCGACTTGTTGCAGGACGGCAAGGTGCTCAGCCCTG GAGTGTCCGAGACAGAATTCCTCACCTACGAGGGAACGTTTGGAGATGAACTCTCTGGGGCGCTGGACACAGAGGCTGGCCCTATCAAAGTCAGTCTGCAGGGGCACGGCTCTTCCAAGCTCCAGTCGTGTTTTGGGAAACTGAAGAAAGAGGAACTGGATGTGAAGAAGCTGCTACGTGACTCCAGCAACAG GCCGGTGGACATGCAGCACGTGCtggtgcagcagctggagaagcGAGCGGAGGTGCTGGCAGTCGTGAAGGAGAGGATCCTCACCACCAACTCCTGTTCCATCACCCAGACGAAGAAGGAGCAGTGCAGCTTTCACGGGGTGCTCAAGCTAGCGGGCATGCTGAGGAGCTCTGTTCAG gtgtgtgtgaaagacagtACCGACATTGAAGTGGACAGTGACGTCTCCTTGGAGATCCCCTCTGGTACAGTCATCGCGTACAGCATCTTGGAgctggagataaaaaaaaacggACATTatg ATATATGCCTACAACCAGGCACAGTAGGAGGAATTGAGTCAGACATGCCCGTACTGCCCAGGCCATCCCATGAATCTTTGAATGTGGTGGATGGCAAGTGCAATTTGAGTTCACTGCAAAACG GATCCCAGGAGATGGACCTGTCTCCTTTAGCGCAGCTCCCCCAGCCAACTCGATGTGACTTGTTCAAGAGACTCCAAGAGACCCTGAGGGACAGACCTGCTCTGTCATGTCTACAGTATGTG CTGGAGGAGTTGTGTAGCGGTGAAACGCCCACCATGCATGAGGAGCTGTCGGAGAGTCAGACACAGTCAGTGTCAGCCATACTGGACCGACTTGTGACTGCAGACGGTCACAATGAGAGCAGCCAGTGTGGTATGACTGCTAACCTGAATGCAGCCCACCTGCTGGTCAGTGCCCTGGAAG aGTTGCCTGATGAAACTCTGAGCCTCTTGAGTGACAGCCGTCCTGATTCTCTGGAGGCCTTTGACACACTG ATGTGCATGTTAAAGGAGAGCGGGGCCCCTGTCTCCATCCAGTGTTCTCCGCTCCTGCAGGACAACCAGGTCTTCCAACTGGCAGAGCAGCTGCTCAGATCCATCAGTGTGACGCTGAGGAGAGACGCCGACAGGCTGTGGATGGAGGCAGGAAATACAGCAGGAGTTGTCCTGTTGGTCCTCTGTCTCAGCACACATGGATTGTCCCTGCTGTGCAAAGGGctgaagtag
- the nup42 gene encoding nucleoporin NUP42 yields the protein MDMEIWESSGQWGLSCYSNFKTLFSGFTDLSPEELRLEYYSTRASGDLQSYINGINQLVSQWRNRVQELKVMNPATRTALLAELNNQATQASSSGFGSATATGFGSSTSSFESKGFGAPAPAQTGTFSFVAPSGGFGSSAAPSSSTGFGSALAAPTQPPSGFGSSSAQSFSFSAPTTNPPAATSGFGSASGFSFSSTASTGGGFGSGFGAAAPAPAGGSSFGQTSGGFGATVAPPAVGAGSAGGALDSLFSLESKLTPEELTQFKAKRFTLGQIPLKPPPADMLVV from the exons ATGGACATGGAGATTTGGGAGAGTTCAGGGCAGTGGGGCCTCTCGTGCTATTCAAACTTCAAGACACTTTTTTCTG GTTTCACTGATCTCTCTCCAGAAGAGCTCAGGCTGGAGTATTACTCCACAAGAGCTTCAGGAGATCTGCAAAGCTAT ATCAATGGCATCAATCAGTTGGTCAGTCAGTGGAGAAACAGAGTCCAGGAACTGAAGGTCATGAATCCAGCCACTCGCACAGCTTTG CTTGCAGAGTTGAATAACCAAGCTACTCAGGCATCTTCGAGTGGCTTCGGTTCAGCGACAGCGACTGGATTTGGATCGTCTACATCTAGCTTTGAAAGCAAAG GCTTTGGGGCTCCAGCACCAGCCCAGACCGGCACTTTCAGCTTTGTTGCTCCCAGTGGTGGATTCGGTTCCTCGGCTGCACCGTCGTCCTCCACAGGCTTTGGCAGTGCCTTAGCAGCTCCCACACAGCCGCCCTCTGGGTTTGGTTCCTCTTCTGCCCAGTCATTCTCCTTCAGCGCTCCGACCACCAACCCGCCAGCTGCCACTTCAGGATTTGGCTCTGCCTCGGGGTTCAGTTTCTCCTCAACAGCGAGCACCGGAGGGGGATTTGGAAGCGGTTTTGGGGCTGCAGCGCCGGCTCCAGCAGGAGGTAGTAGTTTTGGACAAACGAGTGGAGGCTTTGGGGCAACTGTTGCTCCGCCTGCAGTAGGAGCCGGGTCTGCCGGTGGGGCATTGGACAGTCTGTTTTCTCTTGAGAGCAAACTGACTCCAGAGGAACTGACTCAGTTTAAGGCTAAGAGGTTCACGCTTGGCCAGATCCCTTTGAAACCTCCTCCAGCTGACATGCTGGTAGTATGA
- the LOC139215853 gene encoding uncharacterized protein, producing the protein MRLPGELWETEPGCLEDTKSAQSRSTAPPGTLLESRGSHSKDSCQARILEIEEAERAERAALIQRTERLCSSQNDRSNAVLERLGFSVQHDALASPQPPASKRGPESSLCRARIGPHLPPMKVEDNNSGQTELFHDKKLYLGSQMAVFACKVAKLTAKNRSPSPTVSMVSVDSLSSVDTHTPNELRTIPQINSFSPTPPPMAATRRPSRLPVMYGGGKSGRPPAGRPPAGRAPAVHPSKAKDSGGSREVLKPLGNTLESLSLCFRQLSSDDWEKKMDGLKSVRALAQQHQEVLLSKLHEVCLVLTEQVANPRSVVACEAMDTVGELHTHFGRTMDPEVERTGRALLLKMAQTTSPFIHQQANLALDALVEGCSPGRVMSALFNAGLSHRCAVVRGSTAQHLHQLAAIIGEDRILSAGKIFAERFLIAASKMSLDAAPEVRRYGQEMLRGLSRQSEFMDLWNKIIPVKDRHPLDKILRKMRQ; encoded by the exons ATGAGGCTGCCTGGAGAGCTGTGggagacagagccaggctgccTAGAGGACACCAAGAGCGCACAGAGCAGGTCCACAGCCCCACCTGGGACTCTGCTGGAG TCACGAGGGAGCCACAGCAAAGACAGCTGTCAGGCCAGGATCCTGGAGATTGAGGAGGCTGAAAGGGCTGAGAGAGCTGCACTGATTCAGCGTACAGAGAGGCTGTGCTCTTCACAGAATGACCGCAGCAACGCTGTTCTGGAGAGACTTGGCTTCTCCGTCCAGCACGATGCCCTTGCCTCACCTCAACCCCCAGCTTCTAAAAGGGGCCCTGAATCTTCTCTGTGCAGAGCAAGAATCGGGCCTCATTTACCTCCTATGAAAGTGGAGGACAACAACAGTGGCCAAACTGAGCTCTTCCATGACAAGAAGCTGTATCTGGGCAGTCAGATGGCAGTGTTTGCCTGTAAAGTGGCGAAGCTGACAGCCAAAAACAGGAGCCCAAGTCCCACTGTCTCCATGGTCTCCGTGGACAGCCTCAgctctgtggacacacacactcccaatGAGCTACGGACCATTCCACAAATCAACAGTTTCAGCCCTACACCTCCTCCAATGGCAGCAACCAGGAGACCATCTCGCCTCCCGGTGATGTATGGTGGTGGAAAAT CCGGTCGCCCACCAGCCGGTCGCCCACCAGCCGGCCGTGCACCAGCCGTCCACCCTTCAAAGGCAAAGGACAGTGGAGGAAGTCGGGAGGTCCTCAAACCTTTGGGCAACACTTTGGAGAGCCTGTCCCTCTGCTTCAGGCAGTTAAGCTCTGATGACTG ggagaagaaaatggatggattaaAATCTGTTCGAGCTCTGGCACAGCAGCATCAAGAAGTACTGCTGAGCAAACTGCATGAGGTCTGCCTGGTCCTCACAGAGCAG GTGGCAAATCCGCGCTCTGTTGTGGCCTGTGAAGCAATGGACACCGTCGGAGAGCTCCACACTCACTTTGGGAGGACTATGGACCCTGAGGTGGAGAGGACAGGCCGCGCCCTGCTGCTGAAGATGGCGCAGACCACCAGCCCCTTCATTCACCAGCAGGCCAACCTTGCCCTGGATGCCCTGGTGGAAGGCTGCAGCCCTGGTAGAGTTATGAGCGCTCTATTCAACGCAGGTCTGAG CCACCGTTGTGCTGTAGTGAGGggaagcacagcacagcacctcCACCAGCTGGCAGCCATCATTGGAGAGGATCGGATCTTGTCGGCAGGGAAAATCTTTGCAGAGCGATTCCTTATTGCCGCAAGCAAGATGTCTCTAGATGCTGCACCAGAAGTCAG GCGCTATGGACAGGAGATGCTCCGGGGACTTTCGCGCCAGAGCGAATTCATGGACCTGTGGAATAAGATCATTCCAGTGAAGGACCGACACCCCTTGGACAAGATCTTGAGGAAGATGCGGCAGTAG